A DNA window from Actinomadura coerulea contains the following coding sequences:
- a CDS encoding acetate uptake transporter has product MTHVEQESAPQTPPAIADPAPLGLAAFALTTFLLSVKNAGWTDGTDAWLGYALAYGGLVQILAGMWEFRNRNVFCSTAFSSYGGFYLGLGLYVVLFAGEATPAQEADDLGWIFLAFAIFNTYMMLWATQVNQAVLAVFVALEATEIILFIGNFSTSETTIKIGGYLGVLTAVCAWYASAAGVINGMTGHVFLGVGKPLRALTSRTGPYSH; this is encoded by the coding sequence ATGACCCACGTCGAGCAAGAGTCCGCCCCGCAGACCCCGCCCGCGATCGCCGATCCGGCGCCGCTCGGACTGGCGGCCTTCGCCCTGACCACGTTCCTTCTGTCCGTCAAGAACGCCGGGTGGACCGACGGCACCGACGCCTGGCTGGGCTACGCCCTCGCCTACGGCGGCCTCGTCCAGATCCTGGCCGGCATGTGGGAGTTCCGCAATCGCAACGTGTTCTGCTCGACGGCCTTCTCGTCCTACGGCGGCTTCTATCTCGGCCTGGGCCTGTACGTCGTCCTGTTCGCCGGTGAGGCGACACCCGCCCAGGAGGCCGACGACCTCGGCTGGATCTTCCTCGCTTTCGCGATCTTCAACACCTACATGATGCTCTGGGCGACCCAGGTCAACCAGGCCGTCCTGGCGGTGTTCGTCGCCCTGGAGGCCACGGAGATCATCTTGTTCATCGGGAACTTCTCCACCAGCGAGACCACGATCAAGATCGGCGGCTACCTCGGCGTCCTCACCGCCGTCTGCGCCTGGTACGCCTCCGCCGCCGGAGTCATCAACGGCATGACGGGCCACGTGTTCCTCGGCGTCGGCAAGCCACTCAGGGCCCTGACCTCCCGCACCGGGCCCTACTCGCACTGA
- a CDS encoding sensor histidine kinase, with amino-acid sequence MTLNARLLTGLLAVTSAGLAIMGLVSALVLNGYLMHRVDGQLQATRDRAVARLLRPGLPEQGAAPAQFVVLAVGPAGRVRVLSGDAPAPEQAVREVRRLGRDELAARARGLEPFSLPGLRAVARPWGKGVVVVASPLAEIHAAVRNLVLSEIATAALLLAVLLVLGRWLIRRGLLPLDRMAATAHAITAGGDLRARMPGPGRRTETARLASAINVMLERIEQAFWARSRSEARVREFAADASHELRTPLTAIQGYAELYRHGALGPDELPDAMRRIEEEARRMNSLVTDLLELARLDREASLHPVPTDLVALARDAVADATAAAPDRPLVLDAPDTLTATVDEARIRQVFANLLANVRAHTPPGTRTTVRLAPGLIEVADEGPGMSPEDAARAFERFHRGTQGGTGLGLPIVAAIAAAHGGRAELLSEPSKGTIVRITLGSH; translated from the coding sequence ATGACGCTCAACGCCCGGCTCCTCACCGGCCTGCTCGCCGTCACCTCCGCCGGTCTGGCGATCATGGGCCTGGTCAGCGCGCTCGTCCTGAACGGGTACCTGATGCACCGCGTGGACGGGCAGCTCCAGGCCACCCGCGACCGCGCCGTGGCGCGCCTCCTGCGCCCCGGCCTGCCCGAGCAGGGCGCCGCCCCCGCGCAGTTCGTGGTGCTGGCCGTCGGCCCGGCGGGGCGGGTCCGCGTCCTCAGCGGTGACGCGCCCGCGCCCGAGCAGGCCGTCCGCGAGGTGCGGCGGCTGGGCCGCGACGAGCTGGCCGCCCGCGCGCGCGGCCTCGAACCGTTCTCCCTCCCGGGGCTGCGCGCGGTGGCGCGTCCCTGGGGGAAGGGCGTCGTCGTCGTGGCGTCCCCCCTCGCCGAGATCCACGCGGCCGTCCGCAACCTCGTGCTGTCGGAGATCGCGACGGCCGCCCTGCTGCTCGCCGTCCTGCTCGTGCTCGGCCGGTGGCTCATCCGCCGCGGCCTGCTGCCGCTGGACCGGATGGCCGCCACGGCGCACGCCATCACCGCGGGCGGCGACCTGCGCGCCCGCATGCCCGGCCCCGGGCGGCGCACGGAGACGGCCCGCCTCGCGTCCGCCATCAACGTGATGCTGGAGCGGATCGAGCAGGCGTTCTGGGCGCGCAGCCGCTCGGAGGCCCGCGTCCGCGAGTTCGCCGCCGACGCGTCCCACGAGCTGCGCACGCCGCTCACGGCCATCCAGGGCTACGCGGAGCTCTACCGGCACGGCGCGCTCGGCCCGGACGAGCTGCCCGACGCGATGCGCCGCATCGAGGAGGAGGCCCGCCGGATGAACAGCCTCGTCACCGACCTCCTCGAACTCGCCCGTCTCGACCGCGAGGCGTCGCTGCACCCCGTCCCCACCGACCTCGTCGCCCTCGCCAGGGACGCCGTGGCCGACGCGACCGCGGCCGCCCCCGACCGTCCCCTCGTGCTGGACGCCCCCGACACTCTGACCGCCACCGTCGACGAGGCCCGCATCCGCCAGGTCTTCGCGAACCTCCTGGCCAACGTGCGGGCCCACACGCCCCCCGGAACGCGCACGACCGTCCGCCTGGCCCCGGGCTTGATCGAGGTCGCGGACGAGGGGCCGGGCATGTCCCCGGAGGACGCCGCCCGCGCCTTCGAACGCTTCCACCGGGGCACGCAGGGCGGCACCGGCCTGGGCCTTCCCATCGTCGCCGCCATCGCCGCCGCCCACGGCGGACGGGCCGAACTGCTGTCCGAACCGTCCAAGGGGACGATCGTCCGCATCACGCTCGGTTCCCACTGA
- a CDS encoding SDR family NAD(P)-dependent oxidoreductase, giving the protein MSPTEDRVVVVTGASRGAGKGIALALGATGATVYVTGRTRSEGDADLPGTVLATAEEIGARGGTGVPVICDHSDDAQVADLFERVEREHGRLDILVNNAFTIPDGLTREGPFWEKPLALQSMFDVGMRSAYVAAYHAAPLLVGNQAGLVVNTSSFGGRCYMHGPAYGAGKAAVDKMAHDMAVDFEPYNVAVISLWMGLLKTERNRALFEGVPDRYRSFAAGAESPEFSGRVIDALARHPEFMRWSGQVHIGAELGAELGVVDVDGSSPRSHRGHLGDPPTFSPAVVK; this is encoded by the coding sequence GTGAGCCCTACCGAGGACCGGGTCGTCGTGGTGACCGGCGCCAGCCGCGGGGCCGGGAAGGGCATCGCGCTCGCCCTCGGCGCGACCGGTGCGACGGTGTACGTGACGGGCCGGACCCGTTCCGAGGGCGACGCCGACCTCCCCGGCACGGTCCTCGCCACGGCCGAGGAGATCGGCGCCCGCGGCGGCACGGGCGTGCCCGTGATCTGCGACCACTCCGACGACGCGCAGGTCGCGGACCTGTTCGAGCGGGTCGAGCGCGAGCACGGCAGGCTCGACATCCTCGTCAACAACGCGTTCACGATCCCGGACGGCCTCACCCGCGAAGGGCCGTTCTGGGAGAAGCCGCTGGCACTCCAGAGCATGTTCGACGTGGGGATGCGCTCCGCCTACGTGGCCGCTTACCACGCCGCCCCGCTGCTGGTCGGAAACCAGGCGGGCCTCGTCGTCAACACCTCCTCCTTCGGAGGACGCTGCTACATGCACGGCCCGGCCTACGGTGCGGGAAAGGCCGCCGTCGACAAGATGGCGCACGACATGGCGGTCGACTTCGAGCCCTACAACGTCGCCGTCATCTCCCTGTGGATGGGTCTGCTGAAGACCGAACGGAACAGAGCGCTCTTCGAGGGCGTCCCCGATCGGTACAGGTCGTTCGCCGCGGGAGCGGAGTCCCCCGAGTTCAGCGGACGGGTGATCGACGCGCTCGCCCGGCACCCGGAGTTCATGCGCTGGAGCGGTCAGGTCCACATCGGTGCCGAGCTCGGCGCAGAACTGGGCGTGGTGGACGTCGACGGAAGCAGCCCCCGGTCCCACCGCGGGCACCTCGGCGACCCGCCCACCTTCAGCCCCGCCGTCGTCAAGTAG
- a CDS encoding MFS transporter — MEVGPVHWRTRLLLAAVCGVAVASVYAGQPVLGVMGGDLGVPVDSLGWFVAAGQLGYLAGLVLLVPLGDMLDRRRLIAAHLALVAAGTAVTAVAPGAWAAFSGLAAAGVFAVVVQTAVAYTASISPPAERGRNLGIVTSGVVIGILGARIVAGVLADVWGWRSIYLVLAALAGVLALLSLTSLPADARTDTARYGQVLRSLGGLFVQPVFLGRGLIAFFLFASFGTLWSGMALPLAGEPWHLTEAQIGLFGVAGLAGALGAARSGRWGDAGHARLVTGIALALLVASWAAIGQLPWSLPLLVLGVVLLDFAVQAVHVSNQHTLTTAYPDRTSTTIGAYMVFYSLGSALGAAATTALFDATGWIGPTVLGTTLALCALATWAVTPRVAGRAVRRPRLAQAEKV, encoded by the coding sequence ATGGAGGTGGGGCCGGTGCACTGGAGGACGAGGCTGCTGCTGGCGGCGGTGTGCGGGGTGGCGGTGGCGAGCGTCTACGCCGGGCAGCCGGTACTGGGCGTGATGGGAGGCGATCTGGGCGTTCCGGTCGACTCGCTCGGCTGGTTCGTGGCCGCCGGCCAGCTCGGCTATCTGGCCGGACTGGTGCTGCTGGTGCCGTTGGGCGACATGCTCGACCGCAGGCGGTTGATCGCCGCGCACCTCGCCCTGGTGGCCGCGGGGACGGCGGTCACCGCGGTCGCCCCCGGCGCCTGGGCGGCGTTCTCCGGCCTGGCCGCGGCGGGCGTGTTCGCGGTGGTGGTGCAGACCGCCGTCGCGTACACGGCGTCGATCTCCCCGCCCGCCGAACGCGGGCGCAACCTCGGCATCGTGACCTCGGGCGTGGTGATCGGCATCCTCGGCGCGCGGATCGTCGCGGGAGTTCTCGCGGACGTATGGGGATGGCGGAGCATCTACCTGGTCCTGGCGGCCCTCGCCGGGGTCCTCGCGCTGCTCAGCCTCACCTCGCTGCCCGCGGATGCCCGTACGGACACGGCACGGTACGGGCAGGTCCTCCGGTCCCTCGGCGGGCTCTTCGTCCAGCCGGTGTTCCTCGGCCGCGGGCTGATCGCGTTCTTCCTGTTCGCGTCGTTCGGCACTCTGTGGAGCGGCATGGCCCTGCCCCTGGCCGGGGAGCCGTGGCACCTCACCGAAGCGCAGATCGGGCTCTTCGGCGTCGCCGGGCTCGCCGGAGCCCTGGGCGCCGCCCGGTCCGGACGCTGGGGCGACGCCGGGCACGCGCGCCTGGTCACCGGGATCGCCCTCGCGCTGCTCGTCGCCTCCTGGGCCGCGATCGGGCAGCTCCCGTGGTCGCTGCCGCTGCTGGTCCTCGGTGTGGTCCTTCTCGACTTCGCCGTCCAGGCCGTGCACGTCAGCAACCAGCACACGCTCACGACCGCCTACCCCGACCGCACCAGCACGACCATCGGCGCCTACATGGTCTTCTACTCCCTCGGCTCGGCCCTGGGTGCGGCCGCGACCACGGCCCTGTTCGACGCCACCGGCTGGATCGGTCCAACCGTCCTCGGTACGACGCTCGCGCTCTGCGCCCTCGCCACCTGGGCCGTCACCCCCCGCGTGGCGGGACGCGCCGTCCGCCGTCCACGGCTCGCACAGGCGGAGAAGGTGTGA
- a CDS encoding response regulator transcription factor, whose product MSETRRVLVVDDEANIRDLIEVALRFHGFATATAGTGEEALGAVREARPDLVLLDVMLPDLDGFEVCRRLRADGDQVPVIFLTARDTPSDTVTGLTLGGDDYVTKPFSIEALIARVRAVLRRAAPPEPSAGPVLRVADLELDEAHWTVRRGGVPVELSPTEFRLLAYLMRNAGMVLSRAQLLDGVWGWDHGNPQVVETYISYLRRKLDPLGTPLIHTQRGVGYALRP is encoded by the coding sequence ATGAGCGAGACCCGGCGGGTCCTCGTCGTGGACGACGAGGCCAACATCCGTGACCTCATCGAGGTCGCGCTGCGCTTCCACGGCTTCGCGACCGCCACCGCGGGCACGGGCGAGGAGGCGCTCGGGGCCGTCCGCGAGGCGCGGCCCGACCTCGTCCTGCTGGACGTCATGCTGCCCGACCTGGACGGCTTCGAGGTGTGCCGGCGGCTGCGCGCGGACGGCGACCAGGTCCCGGTGATCTTCCTGACCGCGCGGGACACGCCGTCCGACACCGTCACCGGCCTCACGCTCGGCGGTGACGACTATGTCACCAAGCCCTTCTCGATCGAGGCGCTGATCGCCCGGGTGCGGGCCGTCCTGCGCCGGGCGGCCCCACCGGAGCCCTCCGCCGGGCCCGTGCTGCGCGTCGCCGACCTCGAACTCGACGAGGCGCACTGGACGGTGCGGCGCGGCGGCGTCCCCGTCGAGCTGTCCCCGACCGAGTTCCGGCTGCTCGCCTACCTGATGCGCAACGCGGGCATGGTGCTCTCGCGCGCCCAGCTCCTCGACGGCGTGTGGGGCTGGGACCACGGCAACCCGCAGGTCGTGGAGACCTACATCAGCTACCTGCGCCGCAAGCTGGACCCGCTCGGCACCCCGCTCATCCACACCCAGCGCGGGGTGGGTTACGCGCTGCGGCCATGA
- a CDS encoding winged helix-turn-helix domain-containing protein, with amino-acid sequence MAYEFLGPEPIYRQIAAILRARIADGAYRPGYAIPSTSALCEEFGVTHRTVRAATRLLVDEGLLVGAVGRGMFVSRPEDRQDAGE; translated from the coding sequence ATGGCGTACGAGTTCCTGGGACCGGAACCGATCTACCGGCAGATAGCCGCGATCCTGCGCGCCCGCATCGCCGATGGCGCCTACCGGCCCGGCTACGCCATCCCCTCCACGTCGGCGCTGTGCGAGGAGTTCGGCGTCACGCATCGGACGGTGCGCGCCGCTACCCGCCTGCTGGTCGACGAGGGTCTCCTCGTCGGTGCGGTCGGCCGCGGGATGTTCGTCTCCCGACCCGAGGACCGGCAGGACGCCGGCGAGTAG
- a CDS encoding alpha/beta hydrolase — protein sequence MTGAIYLNGWYGPYFGQGPESSPLAHITPDAPPFFVAHGDKDPLVPVADARQFTDQLRQLSTAPVVYAELRGGQHAFDLYHSLRFEAVVDAVEAFTAQVRSRETVSQVRRPPMVGPDGQSAASSAGVNGSR from the coding sequence GTGACCGGCGCCATCTATCTGAACGGCTGGTACGGCCCCTATTTCGGCCAGGGGCCCGAGTCCTCGCCGCTGGCCCACATCACCCCGGACGCACCGCCCTTCTTCGTGGCGCACGGCGACAAGGACCCGCTGGTGCCCGTGGCGGACGCCCGGCAGTTCACCGACCAGCTACGCCAGCTCTCGACCGCCCCCGTCGTCTACGCCGAACTGAGGGGCGGGCAGCACGCCTTCGACCTGTACCACTCCCTCCGCTTCGAGGCGGTCGTCGACGCGGTCGAGGCGTTCACCGCCCAGGTGAGGTCCCGGGAGACGGTGTCTCAGGTGAGACGGCCGCCGATGGTGGGCCCCGACGGCCAGAGCGCCGCCAGTTCCGCGGGCGTCAACGGGTCTCGGTAG
- a CDS encoding winged helix-turn-helix transcriptional regulator encodes MARDETGGQNTAWTDPGCPVARTADLVGDRWSLLIIRDAMDGARSFTDFQQRTGIARNILSDRLRKLTAHGLLTQVDAPSGRRRLYALTDAGKDLFPVIVTLRQWGERHAFTAGEAHSVLVDDDGARVPDLQPVSANGSPLTCDTTAVRRPA; translated from the coding sequence ATGGCGCGCGACGAGACCGGCGGGCAGAACACCGCGTGGACGGACCCGGGCTGCCCGGTCGCCCGCACCGCCGACCTGGTCGGCGACCGCTGGAGCCTGCTCATCATCCGCGACGCGATGGACGGCGCCCGCTCGTTCACCGACTTCCAGCAGCGCACCGGCATCGCCCGCAACATCCTCAGCGACCGGCTCCGCAAGCTCACCGCCCACGGCCTGCTCACCCAGGTCGACGCCCCTTCGGGCAGGCGCCGCCTCTACGCGCTCACCGACGCGGGCAAGGACCTCTTCCCCGTGATCGTCACGCTGCGGCAGTGGGGCGAGCGCCACGCCTTCACGGCCGGCGAGGCGCACTCCGTCCTGGTCGACGACGACGGCGCCCGCGTGCCCGACCTCCAGCCGGTGTCGGCGAACGGCTCGCCCCTGACGTGCGACACGACCGCGGTCCGACGTCCCGCCTGA
- a CDS encoding alpha/beta hydrolase, whose translation MAGWSHRYARINGLDVHYVEQGEGPLVVLLHGFPHIWFSWRHQIGPIAGAGFRVVAPDMRGMGHTSGPRDHREYDVDRIVGDLTGLLDHLGEERAVFSGLDFGLFAAYDLAHHHPDRVAAIIGLENPFFTPSRESPLTLAARQAERHFNHIHYFVEPGVADRDLAAAPREFLRKVFYALSSDYHYLDVWRQPPGTSYIDALPETPPLPWTWLTEPELEFYVDAYSRSGFTGGLNWYRAMDLSWEYRKSYGGRKNPVPFYFIGSEQDADLEGWHGDDPLGRLGDHHADVRGVRMIKQAGHMTQMERPAETTAAMLEFLAGSDR comes from the coding sequence ATGGCGGGCTGGAGTCATCGGTACGCGCGAATCAACGGCCTGGACGTCCACTACGTGGAGCAGGGCGAGGGGCCGCTCGTCGTCCTCCTGCACGGCTTCCCGCACATCTGGTTCAGCTGGCGCCACCAGATCGGGCCGATCGCCGGCGCGGGGTTCCGCGTCGTCGCGCCCGACATGCGCGGCATGGGGCACACCAGCGGCCCCCGGGACCACCGCGAGTACGACGTCGACCGGATCGTCGGCGACCTGACCGGCCTCCTCGACCACCTCGGCGAGGAGAGGGCCGTCTTCAGCGGCCTGGACTTCGGCCTCTTCGCCGCCTACGACCTCGCCCACCACCATCCGGACCGCGTCGCCGCGATCATCGGCCTGGAGAACCCGTTCTTCACCCCGAGCCGCGAGTCTCCGCTGACGCTCGCCGCCCGCCAGGCCGAGCGGCACTTCAACCACATCCACTACTTCGTCGAGCCGGGAGTCGCCGACCGCGACCTCGCCGCCGCGCCCCGCGAGTTCCTGCGCAAGGTCTTCTACGCGCTTTCCAGCGACTACCACTACCTCGACGTCTGGCGGCAACCTCCCGGCACGTCCTATATCGACGCCCTCCCCGAGACTCCGCCCCTCCCGTGGACGTGGCTGACCGAGCCGGAGCTGGAGTTCTACGTCGACGCCTACAGCCGCAGCGGCTTCACCGGCGGGCTCAACTGGTACCGGGCCATGGACCTTTCCTGGGAGTACCGCAAGTCCTACGGCGGCCGGAAGAACCCCGTCCCGTTCTACTTCATCGGCAGCGAGCAGGACGCCGACCTCGAAGGCTGGCACGGCGACGATCCCTTGGGCAGGCTCGGCGACCACCACGCCGACGTCCGCGGCGTCCGGATGATCAAGCAGGCCGGCCACATGACGCAGATGGAGAGGCCCGCCGAGACCACGGCGGCGATGCTCGAATTCCTCGCGGGGAGCGACAGGTGA
- the recQ gene encoding DNA helicase RecQ, with protein MTSPETPETLETLRRVFGYDAFRDGQREIIEHVVAGGDALVLMPTGGGKSLCYQIPALVRKGTGVVVSPLIALMQDQVDALRALGVRAGFLNSTQDFDERRVVEAQFTAGELDLLYLAPERLKLAATVDLLDRGDVSLFAIDEAHCVSQWGHDFRPDYLTLSGLHERWPEIPRIALTATATETTRGEIASRLQLEQARHFVASFDRPNIQYRIEPKTDAKRQLLRLLQSEHKGDAGIVYCLSRNSVEKNAAFLTENGIEALPYHAGLDAGVRAANQARFLREEGLVMVATIAFGMGIDKPDVRFVAHLDLPKSVEGYYQETGRAGRDGLPSTAWLAYGLQDVVNLRKMIDGGEGDAAHRRRQALHLDSMLALCETVECRRVQLLNYFGQSGEPCGNCDTCLTPPETWDATVPAQKVLSTVVRLDRERRQKFGAGHIVDILLGKKNAKVIQFDHDSLKVFGIGTELRDTEWRGVVRQLLAQGLIAVESNHGTLVLTDESAGVLRGERKVMMRREAERPVAKAAKTAKAAKAQVELPAEAMPLFERLRAWRAATAREQGVPAYVIFHDATLREIATALPTSLAELGRVNGVGENKLAKYGDQVLETLAAPASD; from the coding sequence GTGACTTCCCCTGAGACCCCGGAGACCCTCGAGACCCTGCGGCGCGTGTTCGGCTACGACGCGTTCCGGGACGGCCAGCGGGAGATCATCGAGCACGTGGTCGCCGGCGGGGACGCCCTCGTCCTGATGCCGACGGGCGGCGGCAAGTCGCTGTGCTACCAGATCCCGGCGCTCGTCCGGAAGGGCACCGGCGTCGTCGTCTCCCCCCTCATCGCCCTCATGCAGGACCAGGTGGACGCGCTGCGCGCCCTCGGCGTCCGCGCGGGCTTCCTCAACTCCACCCAGGACTTCGACGAGCGCCGGGTGGTCGAGGCCCAGTTCACCGCGGGCGAGCTCGACCTGCTCTACCTGGCGCCCGAGCGGCTGAAGCTCGCCGCGACCGTCGATCTGCTCGACCGGGGCGACGTCTCCCTGTTCGCGATCGACGAGGCGCACTGCGTGTCGCAGTGGGGGCACGACTTCCGTCCCGACTACCTGACGCTGTCCGGCCTGCACGAACGCTGGCCCGAGATCCCCCGCATCGCGCTGACCGCGACCGCCACCGAGACCACCCGCGGCGAGATCGCGTCCCGCCTCCAGCTCGAGCAGGCCCGCCACTTCGTGGCGAGCTTCGACCGTCCCAACATCCAGTACCGGATCGAGCCGAAGACCGACGCCAAGCGCCAGCTGCTGCGGCTGCTCCAGAGCGAGCACAAGGGCGACGCGGGCATCGTCTACTGCCTCTCCCGCAACTCGGTCGAGAAGAACGCGGCGTTCCTGACCGAGAACGGCATCGAGGCCCTCCCCTACCACGCGGGCCTCGACGCCGGGGTCCGCGCGGCGAACCAGGCGCGCTTCCTCCGCGAGGAGGGCCTCGTCATGGTCGCGACCATCGCGTTCGGCATGGGCATCGACAAGCCCGACGTCCGCTTCGTCGCGCACCTCGACCTGCCCAAGTCCGTCGAGGGCTACTACCAGGAGACGGGCCGCGCCGGGCGCGACGGCCTCCCGTCCACCGCCTGGCTCGCCTACGGCCTCCAGGACGTCGTCAACCTCCGCAAGATGATCGACGGCGGCGAGGGCGACGCCGCGCACCGCCGCCGCCAGGCCCTGCACCTCGACTCCATGCTCGCCCTCTGCGAGACGGTCGAGTGCCGCCGTGTCCAGCTGCTGAACTACTTCGGCCAGTCCGGCGAGCCCTGCGGCAACTGCGACACCTGCCTCACCCCGCCCGAGACCTGGGACGCGACCGTCCCCGCCCAGAAGGTCCTGTCGACCGTGGTCCGGCTCGACCGCGAGCGGCGCCAGAAGTTCGGCGCCGGCCACATCGTCGACATCCTCCTCGGCAAGAAGAACGCGAAGGTCATCCAGTTCGACCACGACTCGCTGAAGGTCTTCGGCATCGGCACCGAACTGCGCGACACCGAGTGGCGCGGCGTCGTCCGCCAGCTCCTCGCCCAGGGCCTGATCGCGGTGGAGAGCAACCACGGCACGCTCGTCCTGACCGACGAGAGCGCCGGCGTGCTGCGCGGCGAGCGCAAGGTGATGATGCGCCGCGAGGCCGAACGCCCCGTCGCGAAGGCCGCGAAGACCGCCAAGGCGGCCAAGGCCCAGGTCGAGCTCCCCGCCGAGGCGATGCCGCTCTTCGAGCGCCTCCGCGCCTGGCGCGCCGCGACGGCCAGGGAGCAGGGCGTCCCCGCCTACGTGATCTTCCACGACGCGACCCTGCGCGAGATCGCCACCGCCCTCCCCACCTCCCTGGCGGAACTGGGCCGCGTCAACGGCGTGGGCGAGAACAAGCTCGCCAAGTACGGCGACCAGGTCCTCGAAACCCTGGCCGCGCCGGCATCCGACTGA
- a CDS encoding DUF1707 SHOCT-like domain-containing protein, giving the protein MTPRPDDLARLVGDDDRDTAAQRLRDAYATGHLTHEEMDERLDQVLTARTHGDLAVPLAALPDEDTGPTSTIGAATGRIKRRGAWRVPRSLKVESAFGRVRLDLSKAIIEHPVVDIELQVGTGQAKIIVPRDAVVDIEGLHTGLKDARYTPRRPTGPGGPQIRITGTMGLGRLKIRHARR; this is encoded by the coding sequence GTGACCCCCCGTCCGGACGATCTGGCACGCCTCGTAGGCGACGACGACCGCGACACCGCCGCGCAGCGCCTGCGCGACGCGTACGCCACAGGGCACCTCACGCACGAGGAGATGGACGAGCGCCTGGACCAGGTCCTCACCGCCAGGACCCACGGCGACCTCGCGGTGCCCCTGGCCGCGCTTCCGGACGAGGACACCGGCCCCACGTCCACGATCGGCGCCGCGACCGGACGGATCAAGCGCCGCGGCGCCTGGCGCGTACCGCGCTCCCTCAAGGTCGAGTCCGCCTTCGGACGGGTGCGGCTCGACCTGTCCAAAGCGATCATCGAGCACCCGGTCGTCGACATCGAACTGCAGGTCGGCACCGGCCAGGCCAAGATCATCGTGCCGCGCGACGCGGTCGTCGACATCGAGGGCCTGCACACCGGGCTGAAGGACGCGCGCTACACGCCGCGCCGCCCCACCGGGCCCGGCGGCCCCCAGATCCGGATCACCGGCACCATGGGCCTCGGCCGCCTGAAGATCCGCCACGCCCGCCGCTAG
- a CDS encoding DUF5666 domain-containing protein, with translation MRNNRKTIAAGAGAAGLLGLGLSFSVPAFADDPAPSPSPTAHAGQGHPGKGHPLRRARALRGVQGVHGEATVKRKDGFHLATWQRGKITAVSATGVTVRSEDGVSWTWTSDGRTHVRKNGEKSSLKGLAGGDQVLVAGERSGGTRTARLIRVPHHR, from the coding sequence ATGCGAAACAACCGGAAGACGATCGCGGCCGGGGCCGGTGCCGCCGGGCTCCTCGGGCTCGGGCTCTCCTTCTCCGTCCCCGCCTTCGCCGACGACCCCGCCCCCTCGCCCTCCCCCACGGCGCACGCGGGCCAGGGCCACCCCGGCAAGGGGCACCCGCTGCGCCGGGCGCGCGCGCTGCGCGGTGTGCAAGGCGTGCACGGCGAGGCCACCGTCAAGCGCAAGGACGGGTTCCACCTCGCCACCTGGCAGCGCGGCAAGATCACCGCCGTCTCGGCGACCGGGGTGACCGTCCGCAGCGAGGACGGCGTCTCCTGGACGTGGACGTCCGACGGCAGGACCCACGTGCGCAAGAACGGCGAGAAGTCGTCCCTCAAGGGCCTGGCCGGCGGCGACCAGGTGCTCGTCGCGGGAGAGCGCTCCGGCGGCACCCGGACCGCGCGCCTGATCCGCGTCCCCCACCACCGCTAG
- a CDS encoding SDR family oxidoreductase: protein MGGVRPEGLRGLAPDAASADGLAQQLGSALPLGRPGGRPEEVAGAVLFLASGQSSFVTGSELFVDGGDEQQ, encoded by the coding sequence ATGGGCGGCGTGCGACCCGAGGGGCTGCGGGGGCTGGCGCCCGACGCCGCATCGGCCGACGGGCTCGCCCAGCAGCTGGGCAGTGCCCTGCCGCTCGGACGGCCCGGAGGACGTCCCGAGGAGGTGGCAGGCGCCGTGCTCTTCCTCGCCTCAGGCCAGAGCAGCTTCGTCACCGGCAGCGAGCTGTTCGTCGATGGTGGTGACGAGCAGCAGTAG
- a CDS encoding phage holin family protein — protein sequence MRILLKVGATAVALWVATVLIDGITLGDQTTSRRILTLAAVAVIFGLVNAVLKPLIKTLGCAFYVLTLGLIGLVVNALLLWLTSELAEGLDLPFHVAGFWPAFWGAIVVGVVGWLLHLLLPDGDEDED from the coding sequence GTGCGAATTCTTCTCAAGGTCGGCGCCACCGCGGTCGCCCTGTGGGTCGCCACGGTCCTGATCGACGGCATCACGCTCGGCGACCAGACCACCTCCCGGCGGATCCTCACGCTGGCCGCCGTCGCCGTGATCTTCGGGCTGGTCAACGCCGTCCTCAAGCCGCTCATCAAGACCCTCGGCTGCGCCTTCTACGTCCTCACGCTCGGGCTCATCGGGCTCGTCGTGAACGCGCTGCTGCTCTGGCTGACGAGCGAGCTGGCGGAGGGGCTCGACCTGCCGTTCCACGTGGCCGGGTTCTGGCCGGCCTTCTGGGGCGCGATCGTCGTCGGCGTCGTCGGCTGGCTGCTCCACCTGCTCCTCCCCGACGGCGACGAGGACGAGGACTAG